From the genome of Nicotiana sylvestris chromosome 2, ASM39365v2, whole genome shotgun sequence, one region includes:
- the LOC138885581 gene encoding uncharacterized protein — MAIDMNIQELLVIGDSVIHQVRQEWATKNSKILTYLHYVQELRNRFIKIEFQHVPRVQNEFADALATLSSMIQHPDKNFIDPIQVKIHDQPAYCAHVEEEAYEKPWFHDIKEYLTKGEYSKLVNPTQKCTLWRLSNNFFHSRGILYRRTPDLGLLRCDNAKEASRLLEEIHVGTCGPCMNGFVLEKKILRAGYFWMTM; from the coding sequence atggccattgacatgaatattcaagagttgctagtgatcggagattcagttATACATCAGGTCCGGCAAGAATGGGCAACTAAAAACTCCAAGATACTCACGTATTTGCattatgtacaggaattgaggaatAGATTCATAAAgatagaattccaacatgttcccagggtccagaatgagttcgccgatgcattggctaccctatcatccatgatacaacatccagacaagaacttcattgacccCATTcaggtaaagatccatgatcaaccagcttattgtgctcatgttgaggaagaagcatacgaaaaaccttggtttcatgatatcaaggaatatttgacgaaaggagaatactCGAAGCTCGTGAATCCTACTCAGAAGTGCACACTTTGGAGattatccaacaacttctttcacagcagaggaatcttgtataggaggactcctgatttgggattgctaaggtgtgacaacgcaaaagaagcatccaggctactcgaggaaattcatgttgggacttGTGGTCCAtgtatgaatggttttgtcttagaaaagaaaatacttcgtgctggttacttttggatgactatgtaG